From the Ipomoea triloba cultivar NCNSP0323 chromosome 8, ASM357664v1 genome, the window NNNNNNNNNNNNNNNNNNNNNNNNNNNNNNNNNNNNNNNNNNNNNNNNNNNNNNNNNNNNNNNNNNNNNNNNNNNNNNNNNNNNNNNNNNNNNNNNNNNNNNNNNNNNNNNNNNNNNNNNNNNNNNNNNNNNNNNNNNNNNNNNNNNNNNNNNNNNNNNNNNNNNNNNNNNNNNNNNNNNNNNNatatatatatatatatatatatatatatatatatatatatatatatatatatatatatatatatatatatatatatatatatatatatatatatatatatatatatatatatatatttcaagacAACTGTCTTCACATACAGAGGCATGCATGCCAGCTGCACATATTGCCTTGCCCACTCCTTGTCACTTAACATCAAAATAGACACAATTCAACAAATTGAAATAAACCATAAtagaaaaaattacaaattctgTTGGGAGGGAATCATTAGCACTCATCTTCAATTAGTATTATTCatgaatattatattgcatATGGGTTTGAATAAATGTGtgcaaaaaatcaaaatcctataactaaattattttttcttagcTTACACTATTCATTTACTAAaccaaatatgtcaaatatatatatggtagccTAGCTAGTGTGTATTCCGCTATTTTATATTGTGTATTTACACGCGTTATTTTCTTTTGACATATTTACATCGCGGGTTAAACATAAATGATACGGCACTCTAAACTCTCAAGATCCTAACTCCATCACAAAAGTTAATTTATGAGTGAAAATTTAAtctcaatttatatattatttgagttgtCCATGCGAGCCATATATGTACACTCATTCTGTAATTAGCCGTGGAGGTGACGTGGGATGTTatcatatacacacatacacaaagaAACCCAAATGGAGGTGAGgttagaaaaggaaaaaggttTTGTTGAATTAGGTGATAAGGTATATAAGGCATCTGccatccatccatccatccatcTCTAGAAGTTGAATCCACAAACCCATCCCTTAGCTTGCAGAATTcacactattattattattattttctctttcttgaACCCACatgaatattcttgaaaataacTACTGTTCTCCGATCCAATTTTTGgtccataaatatatatttccaCTGTACTGTTCTTCTACTCATATAtagatctgatctgatctgatcttcttcttcttcttcatctatATCCGTTGTAATTAAGTATGAACAAAAGGCAGCAAAGAATCCATCCAGGAAGCTAAGCTAGTGTTTTAGGTCAGGTCATGACTTCTTGCATCGGAATGGATTTCTTCCCCACCAATTTTATGCTTCAAACCCCTCATCATGACCCCaatgatcatcatcatcatcatccctcCACCGCTCTCTCTCCCCTCTTTCCTTCATGCACTACTCCTCCTCCTCAAAACTTCCATGGTATGTATCTATAATATCATTACGCCAAAAACTATAGCTAATAGCGAAAACGTAACTTTAGATAGTTATTACATTTTTGAGATGTTGGGTGCtggatttggcttttattgAGCTTCTGCCCAGTCATCGAGTGTTGGACTTAGCCTTTACTGGCCTCTGACCAACAGCCTCTCTCTGTATATATGATTGTTGATgatttgtatgtatgtatgtaggaGTAGTGGGTGTGAGTTCATTTCTTGGTGGGAAGAGATCATCAATGAACATTTGTGAAGAGGCATTGTCACATGGAGATGTGCAGGAAGAGGTGTCagatgaggaagaagggtcATTGCAGGCAGGAGAGAATAGCAAGAAGAGGAGACTGAACACGGAGCAAGTGAAGGCTCTGGAGAAGAGCTTCGAGGTGGGAAACAAGCTTGAACCCGAGAGGAAAATGCAGCTGGCTAGAGCTCTGGGTTTGCAGCCCAGACAGATCGCCATTTGGTTCCAGAACAGACGAGCTAGGTGGAAGACTAAGCAGCTGGAAAGGGACTACGAATCCCTCAAGAGACAGTTCGACGCTGTCAAGGCTGAAAATGATGCCCTTCTTGCTCATAATCAAAAGCTCCATGCCCAGGTAATTAATtaacctagctagctagctaggttcCTACCTATCTACCTAtgtgttgggcagaggccagtAAAGGTCAAGTCTAACGCCCCGTGACTGGGGATTAATATTGTTGAGTAAAGATCAGACCAGTAAAAGGCTTAAAACTGTCAAAGTCCAACATTCAGCTTCTCCTgtctataagaaaataaaattatgttttctttacGGACAATAGTTTTTGGCGTAATCAGCAAGGGCTTGATCTAacacatggtatcagagccaggttcTTAATAGtgtgatttatttaatttgcagaTAGTGGCACTGAAGAATAGTAGGTGCAGGGAGAGCATTCAACCCACAGAATCCATAAATCTGAACAAAGAGACAGAAGGATCATGCAGTAACAGTAGGAGTGAAAACAGCTCTGCAGAAATAATGAAGCTAGAGATCTCAGCAAGGAGCACAGCCGCCATTGATAGCCATCCAACAACTACAACTACAGCTACAACATCATCTCTGTTCCCGGCAGGGATTCCTCATCTGTttcagaataataataataattcatcaTCATCGTCAAGACAGTCGGATCTTATCCATCATTGCCTCAAAATGCAGGACCCGAGTGTGAAGGAAGAGAGCCTATCCAACATGTTCTGTGGGGGAGATGATCACTCTGCAGGATTCTGGCCCTGGTTGGATCAACACCATTTCAATTGATCATCCATTATCATCTTCATTTCTATATCTACTGCGTggatcatatcatatcatatcatatccacTACGTACGTTACGCCATGTTACGTTGTGATGAGATTTTACTACATATAAGCTAGATTTATTTGGGGTTTGATGAGGTTCTTTGTTTTAGTTTGGTGCCTATCCTAGCTAGCTAGGAATGAGGCTTAATTAATTTCTGTATAAACTTAAGCTAGTAGCAAGAACACTATATACGGAgtaccttttttgtttttttttttttttttttgtgaattaagttatgaaattttacgatatatatgcttaattattatatataactcTTTAGCGGAGTTAATTCTATCTGATCATATGCCTTGCATTTATTTGGGAAATTTAATTTTAAGGTGGTGTTGTTGcttatatatgtttatgtatgaaatatatatatatatatatatatatatatatatatatatatatataatcataaataatattctcatatatactttaatttattgatgaattgcatgcatgcatgcacttGCTTGTTGAACAATTAATTTCTGTTAGAAATTAGATTTTAATGTCCcatgtctatatattattattaacaaataCATAAATTTCATAAGATTTTGTATGGCCTTCATTATTGACATTGAATCATCTTTCCCTTACATGCTCAATGTTAGAACTTTAAGTAATTTTGTTCATCTTAACTTTGTAGTTtgaaattaagtatatatattttttaattacaatttgtatataaaataaattaaatcaatcCCCTAGTCATCATCTAGTGCTGTGGACTTATCCCGTGAAAGGCCAAATAATCCAACACCAGGTAGCTATTAGGGATTGTTGGACGGAAACTTGAAGGGCCAATTTCAGCACTCTACCTCTTGAAAATATGgtagtataaaaaattaaagtttcacATTTGTTATATATTAGTTTATAACAGTTAAGACTAAATAGTATTAGAAGAATTGTTGGGCGGAAAGTGGGAGTATTAGTATATAGGGTTACCACAAATGTCAAAAggcatgattttattttcatagcAATCAATTCAGCTTACAATTCAACGGCATAATGTTAGATTAGAGCCCTCAGCTCCGCGGAACAATAATGCAAAGCAATATTTGAAGCACAGCACACATTCCAAGGGGGGAAGAGGACAGACAGAGAGAGATGGGAGAgtggaagaaaacaaaagagagTTGGAAAATGGTCACAGTTCTCGTGAAGGGGACGTTAATTAAGCAGCTTAGCTTGAATTGTGCCTTGTGGTTGTGACAAGTACAGTGACAACGAAAGGACGGACTATGGAATCAAATCAAACCAACAAAAACAACGTTAAATTAGTTGTTTCTACACACATACAACTGTACGTATACTATACTTGCTGCATTGGATGGGTACccactgcatatatatattattattatttttcttttcttcacaTTAGGTTTGATTAGGTTGATGAGTTCACTGCACCACAACATGCACACTCTGACCTTCTGTTCTTTAATTTGGACTCACATTATCCACTACTCTCAACCTAATCACTTCAATAATTACTTACTATATCTATCATATGTATAGTATTCCCATCCATAACACTAATTAACTAGTAGATCAGATCACCTGATAAAAactattttcatctttttcttgCTCCACTATACTACCTACTACTCACTACTAGCCTGTATTCAACAACTAACTCTCAAATTAACTAGCCTTGTTAAAAACCCATAAAAACTTAgggtgaaatttacatttatgaATTGTGATCTTAGCTAGCAAAGGGTCACAACAAAGCTAAGTAAATCAGCTTAGATTCTTCATTGCTGAGCAACTCGAAATCAAGAAGCTAAGGCCAATAGAAACTTAGaattttgtgattatcaaaCCAACTGTCCGACCAAATTGATTGGATTGCCCTATTATTATACTAGATTTGATCTGAATATTTGACAATGCAActtaatgaatatataaagagttaatGTTGTAGACATATAGATggatattataaaatataagggAGCTATTACAATGCCAATTCGATTAGTATTATGATGTAGGATTCTAAAATATTATACTAGCTACATTAAATAACTACCTtactgctttcaaaaaaaaaaaaaaaaaaaactaccttACTAGTTGTAGAATTGGactttattataaaataaaattgattgtAAATATCATTTggatttttttagaaaaaaaaaaaaaaaagtggtgtaTATATGATTTTGGTGGTCGCTTTCTGTTCAAAAACCTAAAAAGCAGATATTGACCAGAGCAGAGAGAGAGCTTAGATAAATAGGCGCATGTGTTTGGTGTGAATGGAGTCAGAAATAATGGGCGGTTGGAAATTCAGAGCTTTTGACAAATGACAGCTTCCAAATCCATCCGATCATATCGGTGCTTTATTAGAGGCCGGGTTAGCCTACTTAATTATATTGCCATTGCCGCCCTCTAAGATATAACTATATTATTAATTCTCCATcatatctttaatttaatttcaatctCAATTAATGAAGTAGTCACAGTTATTAATAAGCTAGCTTCAAAAACCTCTTAACTAATGATGTTTCATAATCCCCGGCAATTCATATTTCCGGCCGCCTGTAATTCCACACATCAAACGTAACTCAATTCATATATGTTCACTCAACCGAAAAGCATTAACCATAGACGATGGATAGATGCCATTAAATGAACGGTGCCGCcaatcatatcatcaactttttCAACAATTATGCATGCCCAgcaaaataaattgaaaaaactttttcaaaaaaaaaattcaaattaagtTAAAACCCTCTTGATGAAAAGATGGTCCAATTCATTTTAccctttaaaatttttcaaagcAATCGGTTGCATTTATGATATAATTTTGCATAAACTCAATCTACAAAATAATAGTCTAGGGTTAAATATTCACTCTTGAGCGAACATTTGAAGAACGAATAAATTATTATAGTACAAACAACTCATTTTGAGAGTAGTATTGATGAATAGTAAATCAATGTGTCAATTCAAGTATTATTGTAAGAAGCAATGGGGAAACACAAagtcaaattaaacaaataaataagcaTGTGAGTAAATGAAGACAAAGAGAAATCTCAACTAAGAGATCAACGGATGTGATAGGACTCATATATGTGACTATTTATCCCGTGTAAGTTTTAATTGTGTATATTTCGATGCATCAAAAAGTTTCTAAACacaaattctttattttaattggcTTCTGATTCAAGTCTTAGACTCACTTTAAAGTAATCCCATTCATACATCAACTCTTCCTCGCATAATAACCCAAATGCTTCTCCTTTAATTTACCATTAGAATCATTCAAAACATATATTAAGTCATCAAACTCATAAAATACGGCATCGAATATACTCATTATTTAAGCACAGTACAATAAATAAAACACTATGAAGcaagttaaaataaatatataatgaacaTGTGTAAAAGTGTGCGTACATACGTGTGTAATGTTTAATATATGTGTGCGACATCAAATAGATATCTtttattgtaaatatataatttaccaCTCGCACAATCGATCACTCTCTAATGTGACATTTTGTGAtgagttaaaatttaaaataaaattgaaaaaataactaATCACACAAAAATAGTTGGAAGGAGCTATAAATTGTGCGATTTGTATAAGAGTGGAAACATTATCAATATACTATAAGAACGTCATTTTTTGGATCCGCGAGAATTCTGCGGTTCGTGGACCATTGGCGCATATCATCAGCGAAGTCCGGGGTTGGCTTAACAGGGATTGGAATATTGCTTTTAGGGTGATTTATAGAGAGCAGAATAGGGTGGCCGACCGTTTGGCGTCACTCGGTGCTTGTCAAATAGAAGGCCGGAGAATTCTCGAAGTGTGCCCCATCTTTGGGGAGGAGGCATATCTTGACGATTTGGCGCATGTCACCTGGGCGAGACGAGTGTTGGAGCATAATTCCTGCTAGAGCTCCTGGGGTTCCCCTCCGTTTcagattaaaaatatatatatatatatatatatatatatatatatgctactaattaaatatataataaataaagtttaaCTATAAACTATCATTTGATTAGTTGGTCTAAATACAAATCCATAAGCAACCACGTCCGTGGGACTCCAATTTTAaatagcaattttttttatattctagAATAGCAATCTTGTTGCCGTTATGaggatatttatgttaataatttATAGTATAAGGGGCCCAAGTGGTCAGttgttcttatatcgtggaccgtggtcccaaaacgacgtcgtttcagtaagtaggagacggagcccgtaactgacactacagttcatctcaaaagatattgccttacatttgttttgatattatcgaataaaactgtagttatatcgaaatgtaactgtagttgtgttgaaatgtaactgcagtgtatatgaacagatactgaataacagtttcacatttgtgttttatattatcgaatgaaactgtagttatatcgaaatgtaactgcagttgtgttgaaatgtaactgcagtgtatatgaacagatactgaataacagtttcacatttgtgtttttatattatcgaatgaaactgtagttatatcaaaatgttactgtagttgtgttgaaatgtaactgcagtgtatatgaactgaaagtgagtagCGCGAATTCATCCATCTGTTTTCAtcaatcaaaacgacgtcgttttgatgcgcggtccacaatgcattgtggaccacggtccacgatataatttgcgccaaGTGGTGGCCGATAACATGGAATTATTGGATTAATAAGGtataaacaatatttaaaattgttgatTTGGAGTTTGGAATTTGGATGAtgcaaattaatttattaattaatatagaaatggtttttttaattacaatttttttttaaaaaaaaatatttgcttAAGAAAGAAGTCACGGGCTTTTGAATCTAACTTCGAGGATGatcttgaaaaaaatattatatttctatatatatctcTGATAATACCtaataaatataactttttaacccatttaataaacattaaaaaaactCAATAAATTGTTAGTCATCAAACAGTACTACAGTTCAGGATATaaaaatcttcttcttcttttttttttttccaataattatattagttttaactttaatttcgGTGCAACATCAAATCCAAATTGATGGTACATTTTAAAAGAATAAGTCTAGAGAAGGTGAATAGATTTAttaggattttaatttttttttattttttattttacaaaaagaGTACTCAAGCTTAGTGTAATTACACCAAGAGTTAATTTATCAACATTCCATGAAAATGTTATGTTGATAATTTAACTAATTAACCAAGTAAAAATTTGATCAATGATTAATGCAGAACAGAAAATACTTATAGCACACTTAGAACTTGAATAAGTTTGAAAATGGTTAGACTGGGAGTATAAATGTAGTGTTGAAAATAAATGCGTAAAGTAAAGATAAGACAGATCAGTGATTTGATGATGGTAAAAGAATAAGTTTAAAGAGGGTGAATAGACTTATCAggatttaagagttaatttctcAGCATTCTATGGAAATGTCattgatagggataaaatcccggTCTATTTGTACCGATCTCCCGGTTTACCTTCCACCCCCGAGGATGTATTTTTTGTTCTCTAGAGCCCGTTTTATCCCGATCTCTAGGGATCGGTCGGACTAGCGTCCTGGTCTACTTTAGTACCCTATTTGGGATGGAACCTTGGCTTATCCGAGGCTAACACCTGGCTACCGAGCGATTGAGCCGTTACTCGGACCGGTGCATGCCCGATACGCGTAGCGCATGCCACTAGGCCGGAACTCTTCCCAATGCCACCTATAAAATGCGCATTTATTACAGGCAGAAGGACTTTTGGCTGTTTTATCTCTTGAATAGTCAAAGTGACCGgaaacctctgacccactgtcacgtagatCGGTTTCTCCTAGAGTATTTTAACTTGTACCCACTTCAGTATTTATACAGAGTATTTCAATCGTACATCTGTATTTTACCATATCAGTTGAAAGTTTAACTAATTAACCAAGTAAAAATTTGATCAATGATTAATCTAGAGAAGAAAATACTTGTAGCACACTTAGCACTTTAATAAGTTTGGAAATGATTAGGCTAGGAGTATAAATGGAGTCTTAAAAGTAAACACGTAAAGAAGAGATGAGATAGGAAATTTTATAGTGATTTGATGACGGTAGAAGAATAAATAGActtattatgattttgattttttttttttttggcaaaaagtGTACTTAGACTTAGTGTAATGACTTCAAGAGTTAATTTATCAACATTCCATgaaaatgttatgttgaatATTTAACGAATTAACCAAGTAAAAATTTGATCAACGATTAATGCAGAGCAGAAAAATACTTGTAGcacacttaaaattttaataagtttGGAAATGGTTAGGCTAAGAATATAAATGGAGTGTTGAAAGTAAATGCATAAAGTAAAGATGAGATGGTGAATTTTATAGTGATTCGATGATGGTGTAATTCCTTTACTCTACTCTTCCCCTTTCCACTATGAGGAATTTTGCTATTAACTTTGTTCACTAATTACGAGTGAAAGACAAACTTGTGCTTTAATCACAAAGCTCACACAATTTGTAAGGTTTTCACAATGCTTCCACGAGCTTGCTACTATACTCAGCTTCTTCCTACAACGACCACATGAAAGCTAAGATTTACAATCAACTTTAGGTTAATATTTCCTAGATTcttgaaattaatttttgattAGCCTTAAAGCTCTTGATTCTTTGAGTGATTGGATTGCTTAGCTTGAATGCTTTGCtctatttcttttcaaaaaattgtatGATCACATATATCTTTTGTGTTTCGTGTGAACTATATCTTATTGCTTGTGTTTCTAGTGTCTTCATCTTCACCAATTGACTCCTACTTATATTGGAAATTCAGATTTGTCCATTAGAAGGAGACAAATTTGAATGAATCaaattctaatattttttttttgaaataaattctAATATGTTTTTAATGCATAGATTTCATAGTTTATATTGACTAATTCTAACCTCCAATTTTTCACCTCAAGAGTCATTAGAGGATGTAATATTTTAACTTGCAAGGATTtgacaaatataaatttttgcTCAACCGTTTAGATGCAACTTgtctataaaatatattttttactcttCCCATAGCAACTTTACTTATTTGGGTAACTTCCTTGGATAGTGTGTCCGCGTTTACTTTTAATAGTAAATATTTTGCTTGAacaaaattagagaaaataattgttttatttgacaagatttaaaataattgacCCTCCAATTGTTTTATTTGACAAGATTTAAAATAATTGGAAGGTCAATTCGACCAAATCGAAAATTATGAATTAAATTGGCAGTTGTAAAATAGTTGAGGAATcaaaatagtgatttttttatttttatttttttgtaatttaaatgATAGGAGAAACAAAACTAGCTTGtaatatttatctttttatattaTAGCTATAAAATAAGACTTGACTTGTAGCTAAggacttttttaaaatttaattttaacaatgattccaattttagtttattactACAATTTACAAAGTAGATAACAAATTAACAACACTAAAACCGACGccaattactaaatattttaattccaATAGTTGAACTACATACTGCATATGTGTAGACCAATTACTTTTTTAAGAGTTCCAAACAACACGTAGACTGTAgtcatattttttttgggtgacgtgGAGATTTGGACACAATATTTTGTGCATGTGATTGACTCTAataccaaataaaaaaaatgtattttgtcTCAAGAGAAAGTCTAAAGTGATATTTGGATGGTACatttactattatttatatatatgatgctAAATGCccctttttattgtttaattaatattcattgCAAAGCATGTTAAAATTCAAGCTTCCAAATTTAACTTacctcacaagtcacaacaatAGATTTTGAATAGCACTTATATTATTAGGTCTCGAGGCATGGCtacttcccttttttttttttattggggtAAAGCCAACAAATGAAGCCATCTATTTGACACAATAGTTAATTTCATGATGAATATAGACTAATTTACACTTTCAATCTCTCTATCTGTAACAAATTCCTGATAGCTTACATAttgtatttcaaaatttaaattaagcAAAGCAAAGAATCTAGTACAGAGAAATttattagggaaaaaaaaaattaggtccCCGGATTCACATGGACTGATGTATATAATGGAGTGGAACTTTTAAAATTGGGGCCTGTGTTGGGAGGTCTGACTTGCAAGGATCTGTGGGGTAATGAACATTAGTATATCAACAACTGGGCCTTTCTGCCTTTGTCTTGTTGGATTTGGACAGGTAAGTACTCTTCTTTGAACtctccgtaataataataataataataataataataataataataattattattattattattattattatatgttctGTCATTTCAATTTCTTACTTCAAATCATTTAgctatctgtttttttttttaataaccaaATTTTCTATTTTCGCTAGTCTATATTTGGAAACTTATGAATATGCACCTAGTCAAGTCTATGAAGAGGTAGATCTATGATTCTATGCTATCTAGTTTTGAGACTTAATATCAAATTGTACACTTCTACACGCAAAGAGTCTAACGTAAATCAAACTCAAACCTTCAATATGCGTGGTAGGAGTCAAAACTCTACCCTGTTGTTGGAAACAAGTTGTAAGTGAGACAATACATATACTAGATCGATCAATGCTCTAGAGGCTAGACTATATTTAtctatatacttttttttattacttttaaaagtgaattCTACTATCACAtcatctatctatatataactCCAACTTattctcaaaatataataataatattattatttaaatttattattaaaatatcaaaagtaccaaaactattttaaattaatgaCATTTTTAACTTATGCATTTGAACTTATTCTCGCACTTGAACCATCccctatatacatatacacacacacacataacatataaataattataaattaaattatatatacttaaattaatcatattttgtttacaatttttaatgtatgattaattatctttatataaatattaatacaattatatagttaattaaagttttttattatataaaaaatatattttataaactttataagTTAATATAAAGTggaatcaatatatatatatatacacacacacacacatacatacatttacttattcatttatttgtatACACATATTTTGTTTCAAAAGTATATgttgttcaaattgaaaagaaaatcaattattATATGTGAGGTTAGATGTTCAATTCTTacattatacaaatattataatattttaaagtatatttttaaaaaattaatggaCTAGTAGATTGACTCGTTTAGCCCGCTATTATATGGATTGGATTCATTTTCTCAACTAATTACATTAAAAAGCGATCTACTCGGGTTAATAGGCCCTACTCGGTTTGCGTCGGTCCATGATGGGCTAGCCCATATGAGTAGGGTTGGTCTTTTTTGATAACTCTAGGTTAGATTGCAATTACTAAGCTTTTAGGGTTGTTCTCCGCCCTAAGTTTCCTCAAAAGGTGCTTACTAGGCTTAAATTGACCAATCTACTCTCAACTCATCACCCTAGGTTGGTTTCAATTATGAATCGATGATTCCTAATTCCTCGATCGGAGGAATGAGAATTGAAACCTTATAAGGACGGTTTAATAATTCTGAATATATGAATCAACGGATACGATTTGAATTGTCAgttcaattaatattttttatttttttaaaaaattttattttttgcatttccaaattataatttttatttttaaagaattttcaaCTCAAAGAAATATTTTAGATCAAATATATCGAGcttagtattattttttaaaaccaatTTATACGTTTTGGGAGAATCGGAACACTTCCGTTTTTGAACCAGAATCATCAGCAATTTTAGTTCCAATAAATTGCAAATCGAAATCAAAACCATCCATACAGTTCTAATTCGATTCTAATTTGGGTCCGTTATCTTGGTTAAAGGCAGTTTTTTTTCCTCACATACTCTGGAACAGCGCCAGCGAGTAGTCTAGTGGACGGGATTTATTCAAATCAGAATTCAGTCATCATGATCCTCATTTTACTCAGATCTAAACTTATGATTGATCCTTATTTGGAGTGGTTTTCAGCCGCAAATATTAAGGGAAGATTGTTTAATGGCTTGGCTACATATAGAGCTCTATCACATGGGATTCTAACACGCCAATAACTATTCTAAATCTCACTTCCATTATTCTTTCAAATCAGAT encodes:
- the LOC116026706 gene encoding homeobox-leucine zipper protein ATHB-13-like isoform X2: MTSCIGMDFFPTNFMLQTPHHDPNDHHHHHPSTALSPLFPSCTTPPPQNFHGVVGVSSFLGGKRSSMNICEEALSHGDVQEEVSDEEEGSLQAGENSKKRRLNTEQVKALEKSFEVGNKLEPERKMQLARALGLQPRQIAIWFQNRRARWKTKQLERDYESLKRQFDAVKAENDALLAHNQKLHAQIVALKNSRCRESIQPTESINLNKETEGSCSNSRSENSSAEIMKLEISARSTAAIDSHPTTTTTATTSSLFPDPSVKEESLSNMFCGGDDHSAGFWPWLDQHHFN
- the LOC116026706 gene encoding homeobox-leucine zipper protein ATHB-13-like isoform X1 → MTSCIGMDFFPTNFMLQTPHHDPNDHHHHHPSTALSPLFPSCTTPPPQNFHGVVGVSSFLGGKRSSMNICEEALSHGDVQEEVSDEEEGSLQAGENSKKRRLNTEQVKALEKSFEVGNKLEPERKMQLARALGLQPRQIAIWFQNRRARWKTKQLERDYESLKRQFDAVKAENDALLAHNQKLHAQIVALKNSRCRESIQPTESINLNKETEGSCSNSRSENSSAEIMKLEISARSTAAIDSHPTTTTTATTSSLFPAGIPHLFQNNNNNSSSSSRQSDLIHHCLKMQDPSVKEESLSNMFCGGDDHSAGFWPWLDQHHFN